Part of the Flavobacterium sp. MDT1-60 genome, GGTAAGAGGTAAGTTCGTTAAATTCAGTGTAAGTTAAACCATCAGGGGTTCGGCTGTCTACACACGGCATAATTGAATCGTTTAAGACGTCTGCATCGATATGAAGCCAAAAACCGTCCAGATTCTTTGCTGCAATTTCTGATAGAAAAGAATTAATACAATTTTTAATGCCTTGTTTGCGCAACATTTCAAGACTTAAATAAGTGGCTGTAGAATTCCGAATCTCATTTTCGTATTCCTCATCATATTCGCGATTGCCTACGCACCAAAGGTTTTCTTCTTTTATATATGGAGATAAATTTAGAATATCGGTTAATTTTTTATGTCCGTTTCCGGTAACAACAGAAGCTGCCATTCCGCCAACCCCACCAGTATCAGACAAGGAAATGTCCATGAAATCAGTATGTCCATCAAGATAGAATAAACCATAATTTCCTTTTTGTTTTAACGCAATGGCTGATCCTAAAAGAATACTGCAATCTCCCCCAATTATAAAAGGAAATTTATTTTGAGTTAGTAAGTTATTGATTAAATAAGCTTGTTCTCTCGCATATTCAACCAGGGAATTCGCATTGAGAATTTGTGTTTCGGGATCCTTGATATTTGAATATTTTGGTGGATCAATTCTGATGATGTCTTTATGTGAAATGAATTTATGCAAATTGTGTTTCCATAACCAGTCTGGTAATTTTTTTACGCCAGGTTGTTTTCCGGGTTGAGGTTCTTTTAAGCCTAGGTTCGACGGAAATTCGACAATGCACAGTTCTTTCATGAAATTTTATTTGACTATAAAGTTATTAAAATATGTTTCAGTTTTTTTCTTTGTTAATAGTAATTGTCAGCTTGTTTTTCTTTTGTTTGATATTTACCATTTGACCTTCCTTAAAACCAAGTTTATTAAGCCATTTACCTTGTAGTTTTATTACAGGAATTGTTGTGCATGTATGTGTTCTGGTTTGGTATTTGGTATGAATTTTTAGTTTTCTTGAATTTTCAATTGTCATATATTTGTATGACAAATATAAAACAAAAAACAGATTTGTCAATTTTTAATATGACAAAATTGTCAGCAAATTATATGACATTTGATTTATGACGAGAGATATATTAAAAAAGAAAATAGGTCAACGAATTATTAAATTACGAGAAGAAAAGGGTTGGAGTCAGTCAGATTTGGCGAGAGCTTGTCTTAAAGACCGCCAATCTATAGAAAAACTTGAAAACGGAAAAGTTAATCCAACAATATATAGTTTGCTAGAAGTTGCAAATGCTTTAGAGATTTCACTATCTAAATTGGTTGATTTCTAATAGTGGCTTTCCGGAAATATGATTTAATAAAAAATCCGACTTGCTTTCACAAATCGGATTAATACTATTTAAGTATATTTTTAATTTACTTTTATAACTGCTGGTGGCGTCCATTCATTTTTTATAGTTTTTTCCTGTGGTCCATAGCATCTGAAATATAAGCAGAAAATACCTTTAGGAGCAGGTAACCAGTTGGCTTTTTTAGTGCCTTTAGGTTCCGAATTTTGTACATACAATGTTAATGAGCCGTCGGTATTATATTTTAGATCCTTATTTTTTGTACCCAACGAATAACGTTTTAAAGGATTGGGAGAGAAAAAGTGGTGTTCATCATACAAAGTGAGGGACCAAAAACCATCTACCGGGGGCATTTTATCTTTTGCAAAAGTTACGGTATATTGTTTTGTACCGCTCAATCTTGCACCTTGCGAATCAAGATCCTGATAAAAGTATTTTGTTTCTGCACCAGCGTTTACGAGTATGTTTGATTTTGCAATTGCTGTTCGTGTAAAATAATCTGTTCCAAAGGCAGCGCAGTTATTGGCGGTAGACCAATTATCGGCTAGCGGTATTCCCCAGTTGCGAAACTGCAATAATGGATCTATTAATTCCTTGTCAGCTTTAAAGGCTTCTTCTATCATTGCTTTTTTTAGTGCGGGATCTTTTTTTGCAGCTTCAATTACAGCAAGTATTTGAGCATAACGCGATTCTTCGCCCGGCAAAGGCGGTGCATCTTTTAGCACCATGGGAAGTTCATCGAAAAATTTATCAGGAAATACCCATTTGGTTTCGCCTGAGTCACCATCTTTTGTAGGCGACCCCAGAGAAGGAAGTTTGCTCCAATCCTGCTTTTTCATCTTGCCATCAAATTTATCCAATGCATATACATCAATAGCATTAATTATGCCTTGAATTGCTTTTTTGTCTTCAGGAGTATCATCCTGAAATACTCGTGGTACAATGAATGCTGTTCCCGTTTTGCTGCGAAACATTTTTGTAATTCCTTTCGGTACATCGCCTTTCCAGTTAGGACCAACAAGTAGGTAGAAACCGGGTTTGGTTCCATACATTTTACCTAGTTGGGCAAAAGCATCAGTTCTCAGGTCAACTACCTGGTAAACCCAAAATCGGTCTCCAAAATCTGGCACTTGCACTACCACAGGAGTTTCATCAAGTGCAGCAATGGCGGCACCATACACTACATCCTGATTTGGGCACGCAACCCAACGTTGCTCGGGTTGTATATAATCGTGCAGCATGGCTAAAGTATTAAGCGGAGCAAAAGGCAAAACACCATTCATTAATCCAACTTTTGGCGCCTGTTTAAAAGCGAGGCGGCGATTGTAAATGTTTTCCATAGGCCATGCCCAGAAATAGGCATCTTGTGCTACCTGTCTTGCATACGCTTCAGTAATCTTTACGGAGGTATCTGGCCCGGGTGGCAATACTGACTTATTTGAGGTTGTGCTGTCAAGCTTTGTAGAAGTTGATAAGGTAGTTTCTGTATTTTTGTTTTGATTGCAAGATGCGAGAGCAAAAATGACAATCATTGATATAAGTCTCTTTTTCATTTTTAAGAATAAATAATTTGTTATTGTAAACACTTAAATTACTTCACTTTTTCAACATCATTCAATTTCAAGGTTTGATCATATAAGTTTGGTTTAGGGCCATAGAAACGAGCCAATATTTCAAACTTGCCTTTTGGATCTGTTGGCACCCAATTTGATTCGCCGCTTTCAGGTGGAGTTGGACCAAAATAAAGGTCAACAGAACCATCGCTGTTTGTTTTTAATCCTGGTGTTTGTGAAGAGCGTCCTGCCCATTTTTTATTTCGTATGAAAGTATGTGTATCACGATCATAAACTGTCATTGACCAATATTGTTTTTTTTATCTATTTAATATTCATATCTTAATTTTAAGACAAGTGTTTCCAAAATAAATTTAATCAATAGACAGACAGAAATTGATTTGAATGATAGCAAATACGTTTCATTTTATAAATTGAAACCAAACAAACTATAAAAGAGGCTTCATATTAGCTTTGGCTTATTATGTTTGCTTTAAAATTCGCTTGTAATTTGATTATTAATTGTTATTGGTTTTTAAAATTAAGGCATAAAAAAATCCGACTTGCTTTCACAAATCGGATTTTTAAATTGAAAATTATATGTAACCGTAAAACGGTTTTGTATTACAAGTGAATTACTTCGCCATAAGCATCAGCAACAGCTTCCATAACAGCCTCGCTCATTGTTGGGTGAGGGTGAATAGATTTTAAGATTTCATGACCTGTAGTTTCAAGTTTACGAGCTACAACTGCCTCAGCAATCATATCTGTAACACCGGCACCAATCATGTGGCATCCTAACCATTCTCCGTATTTTGCATCGAAGATTACTTTTACGAATCCGTCCGGAGTTCCGGCAGCTTTTGCTTTTCCTGAAGCTGAGAAAGGGAATTTACCAATTTTTAATTCGTATCCTTTTTCTTTAGCTTGTTTTTCAGTTAAACCAACAGAAGCAATTTCCGGAGTAGCGTAAGTACAACCAGGAACGTTTCCGTAATCGATTGGATCTACGTGTAAACCTTTAATTTTCTCCACACAGTTAATACCTTCAGCAGAAGCTACGTGAGCTAAAGCCTGTCCAGGAGTAACGTCTCCAATTGCGTAGTATCCCGGAATGTTAGTTGCGTTGTAAGCATTTACTAAGATTTTATCTTTGTCAACAGCGATTCCAACTTCTTCTAAACCAATGTTTTCAATGTTTGTTTTGATTCCAACAGCCGAAAGCAGAATATCAGCTTCAAGAACTTCTTCACCTTTTGCAGTTTTAACAAATGCTTTAACTCCTGCACCAGTTGTATCAATACGCTCAACAGAAGAGTTCGTCATAATTTTAATTCCGGCTTTTTTCAAAGAACGCTCAAATTGTTTTGAGATATCTTCGTCTTCTACAGGAACTACGTTTGGCATAAATTCTACAATAGTCACATCAGTTCCCATTGAGTTGTAAAAGTGAGCAAACTCAACTCCAATAGCTCCAGAACCTACAATAATCATAGATTTTGGTTGAGTTGGCAATGTCATTGCCTGACGGTATCCAATAACTTTTACACCGTCTTGTGGTAAGTTTGGTAACTCACGAGAGCGGGCTCCTGTAGCAATGATAATATGGTCAGCACTGTATTCAGTTACTTTATTGTCTTTATCAGTAACGTCAAGTTTTTTACCTGGTTTTAGTTTTCCAAAACCTTCAATAACGTCAATTTTGTTTTTTTTCATCAAGAACTGAACTCCTTTGCTCATTCCTTCAGCAACACCACGGCTACGTTGTACAACTGCAGGGAAATCTTTATCGAATTCAGAAACTTTCAATCCGTAATCAGAAGCGTGTTTTAAGTAATCAAAAACCTGAGCTGATTTTAGTAATGCTTTTGTTGGGATACATCCCCAGTTTAAACATACACCACCAAGGTTTTCTTTTTCAACTACAGCTACCTTAAAGCCTAATTGTGAAGCTCTAATCGCTGTTACATATCCGCCAGGACCACTTCCTAAAACAATAACGTCGTATTTCATTTTTTTGGTTTTTAGTATTTATAACCGAAAATGAGGTTTATAATTCCGAAACTCACTCTTCGATTTTTCTTTTGTTATTTGTGATTGCGAATTTAAGGATTTATTTTAAAAAACACTTTAAAATTTATTTTTACCCATACTGATTTTGACCTTTTCACAGAAACTTAAGTAATTGTTAATTGTTAATTGTGAATTATGAATTGTAAATCAGATTTAGAAGCGAAGTCTCAAATTAAATTGTTTATCAAAATAAACGAAGTCGAAGTCCTTTCGTATGAAAGATCTTCGACTTCGTTCAAGTGATTGCAATGATCAATTAACCATTTACAATTAACCATTTATAATTAAACTTTAACGTGCCCCCAATTTTCTCCACTTGCAATTCGTCTGATTTGCATTTCGCTTACTCCGAATTGTTTGGCGATCATTTTTAGACGTGTTTTTTGCTCTGGTCGGGCTAAAATTTTCTTTATTAACATCACTTTAGTTGTGGTTAATTTTCTTCCGTCTGCTTTTAAGTTGTGTTCAATAAGATTTTTCTTTGCCTGAATCACACGCGGACTTTTGCGGCTGTGCGCCATCATTTCGGCTTTTGTTGCCCAGCGTAAATTATTTACATCATCATTACTTCTGTTATAATCCAGATGCAATACATAAGTTTGATCTTCAGATGTTTTCGGGATAAAGTATTGGGCAACTAATTTATATAAAAACAGGTATTTGTTGACTATTTTGTCGTCTTTTTTGACTTTAAATCTAAAGGTAGGATAACCATCACTTAAACCGCCTTTTAGGATGCGGCCGTTTTCAATTTCGTCAGTAAAGCTTATTAAACGGCCTCTGTTTGAAATGGCATAACGTAATTGTAAGGAAGCATTTATTTCTATTTCTTTGAATTGTTCGTTTGGATAAAATCTGTTTTGTGGCATTTTCTTTTACATTTGATTTCTATTATCTCAAAGATAAAAAAAGCAAAAGTTTTAAATGTTACATAATTTCCTAAGATTATTACATTTATGATTACTATAACGCTAATTTAACTTTTTTAAGAACTTTTTTAGCATTTCAAAATCTAGTTCGCAACCGAAAATTGTGAATCGTATAAATTTTTGTAATAGCCTTCTGCCTTATTTAACAATTCCTGATGTGTACCCTGTTCTACAATTAATCCTTTGTCCATAACCACAATTTTATCAGCATTTACAATTGTTGCCAATCGGTGCGCAATGATAATTGAAGTTCTTCCTTTGGTAATTGTTTCGGTCGCACGCTGAATCAATTCTTCTGAATAGGTATCAATTGATGAAGTAGCTTCATCCAAAATCAAAATACTCGGATTGCTTACATAAGAGCGTAAAAAAGCAATTAATTGGCGTTGTCCTGAGGACAGCATCACTCCACGTTCTTTTACATCAAAATCGTAATTATCAGGCAGACTCATAATGAAATCATGTACGCCAATTTTTTTAGCAGCATTCAAAACTTGTTCGCGGGTAATTTCTGGATTTTGTAAAGTAATATTGTTGTAAATCGTATCAGCAAATAAAAATACGTCTTGTAAAACCACCGCAATTTGTTTTCGCAATGAAGCCAAAGTATAATTTTCAATATTATGTCCGTCAATAAAAATAGTGCCGCTATTAATTTCGTAAAAACGATTCAGTAAATTGATAATGGTGGATTTTCCTGCTCCGGTCGAACCAACAATCGCAATCGTTTGTCCTGCATCCACAGATAAATCAATTCCTTTAATCACTTCTTCTTCCGGAATATAACTAAAACGCACGTCCTTAAATTCAATACTTCCATCAAAAATAGGCGCCTCAAGCGTTCCGGTATCCTGAATATGATCTTGCGTGTCAATAATATCAAAAACACGATTCGCCGCAATCATTCCTAACTGCATCTCGTTGAATTTATCCGCAATCTGACGCAATGGATTAAACAACATTCCTATGAACATCGTATAGGAGAATAAATCTCCGAAAGTGGTAAAATGGTCTCCATTCAAAATTTTAAATCCGCCATAAACAACCACTAATCCTAAAGTTATAGAAGAAATAATATCGGCAATTGGGAAAAATATAGAGTTGTATAAAATCGTTTTGATCCAGGCAACTCTATGCTTATTATTGATTTCTTTAAAGTTCTCAGCTTCGATTTTTTCTCTGTTAAAGAGCTGTACGATTTTCATTCCCGTCACGCGTTCTTGTACAAATGAATTCATATTAGCAATTTGTGTACGAACTTCCTCAAAAGCAACCTGCATTTTACGCTGAAAAATTCGGGTAATATAAACCAAAATTGGCATGGCGACAATTACAATCCAGGTCAGCTTCCAGTTCATATAAAACATGAAAATCAGTACGACCAGCATTTTCATCATATCACTAATAATCATAAACAATCCCTGACTGAAAATACGTGCAATAGACTCAATATCTGATACGGATCTGGTTACCAATTGTCCTACCGGAACCAAATCAAAATACTTCATTCTGAAACTCAAAATATGTTTGAAAAGTTTGGTACGAATGTCTTTTACAATATCCTGTCCGAGCCAGTTGGCCCAATACACAAAATAGAACTGAGAGAAAACTTCCATCAAAAGTACCACTCCCATCAAAATAATATACATCAATAACCCATGTTTATCATGTGTCTTGATATAGCCGTCGACCGTTTGTTTTAACAAATAAGGGCGAAGTGCTGCAAAAATCGAGAGTGAGACTGCAAAAATAATAACGCCGTAGTAGCGCCATTTATAAGGCTTTGTGTATGTTAAAATCCGTTTGAATAATCCGGTATCGAATGCTTTTGCTTTCATTTATTTTTTTTTGCTTTAAGCTTTAGGCTTTGAGCTATAGGCTTACAAATAAGGCTTAATGCCTAAAGCTTAAAGCCTACAGCCTAAAGCTATAAATAATCGTAATCAATTTCGGTTAAATATAAACCATGTGCAGGAACCGAAAAACCTGCTTTTTCTCTGCTTTTGCTGGCAATAATGTTTTCAAAATCTTCCAAGGAAATTTTATGTAAACCAATATTTACCAAAGTCCCAACAATAGAACGAACCATATTCCGTAAAAAACGATTCGCTGAAATCGTAAAAACCAATTTATTATTTTCTTGTTTCCAATAAGCCTCAAAAATCGTGCAATCAAAGGTGTTGACATCTGTGTTTACTTTTGAGAAACACTGAAAATCGGTATGATTCAGCAAAATTTTCGCGGCTTCATTCATCAAAGCTACATCTAATTTTTGGTTAAAGTACCAACTCAATTCCTCCAAAAACGGATTTTTAACAGTATTGATATGGTATTCATAAGTTCGTTTTGTAGCATCAAATCGGCAATGCGCATCATCATGAACTAAAATCAAATCAAAAATGGCAATGTCTTTTGGGAGATAGGAGTTTAGTTTGTGCACTAAATTCGGAACATCGATTGGAGTTTCATAATCAAAATGCCCGTACATCTCCTCCGCATGAACTCCGGTATCAGTTCGTCCGGCCCCCATAACATTTATAGGAGCATTTAGTAACACCGAAAGCGCTTTGTTTAAAGTTTCCTGAACAGAAGAGGCATTAGGCTGAAATTGCCAGCCATGATAATGTGTTCCGTTATAAGCAAATTGAATAAAATATCTCAAAGTAAAGGTTCAAAGGTTCAGAGAGGCAAAGGTACAAAGGTTTTTTTAAAAGTTGCTAAGGTTCTGAGATGCTAAGGCTCTAAGATTTTCCGTTTTTATTGTAGAGAGGCAATGCAGTGCGTCTAACATTCGATATGAAAAAATAACAAACCGAATGTTTTGGAAATTTATCAAAAAGAAAACATCGAACCTTAGCATCTCAGAACCTCAGAACCTTCGTAAAAAACTGTTAAAACCCAAAATACCAATCATAGTTTACTCCTCAAAAAATCGTGTCAGAAATTGACAATTCCAACGATAGAAAATCAATTAAATTTTAACTTTTTTTGCTAAAAAATATTAAACGTTAATTTTGAAAATATTTCATTTTAACAGGAAGTATTTCTCCTATGTTTGCAGTCTAAATATCAAAAACTATGAATGAAATTACTTCTTATTGGTGGATAATTTTAATCTTATTCTCCATTATTTTTTACAAATTTATTTTACGCGTTTTCTTCGGAATGGTAATGGTTCCCGAGGATAAAATTGGTTTAGTAACCAAAAAATTCGTTTTGTTTGGAGCAGACAAATCGCTTCCTGACGGTCGTATTATTGCGACAAAAGGGGAGGCAGGTTATCAGGCACAAACACTTGCCCCGGGTTTGTACTGGGCTATGTGGATTTGGCAATATTCTATAGATATGACAAGTTTTACTATTGTGCCGGAAGGTAAAATTGGACTTGTTTTAAGTAAGGACGGAAAAGAAATTCCAACAGGACGAATTCTAGCCCGAAAAGTAACAAGCGATAACTTTCAGGATGCTCAGGCTTTCTTGGATAATGGCGGGCAAAAAGGACGTCAAACTGCTTTTATTACTACGGGTTCATATCGTATCAATACGTTTCTTTTTGAAATCGTAATTGTAGAACAAATCAAGATTTTCGAAAACATGATTGGTATTGTGACCGCTCTTGATGGTGAACCTATACCGATTGGCCAGATTGCGGGTAAATATGTTGAAGGGCACAACAATTTTCAGGATTGCGACGAATTCCTGAATCTTGGCGGAAACAGAGGTTTACAACCACAGGTAATATTGGCAGGTTCTTACTATATTAATACTTGGGCAATTCAAATTGAGCAAAATCCAATGACAGATGTACCTATCGGATATGTTGGTGTCGTTATTTCATATATTGGTGAAGACGGATTAGATGTAACCGGTGAGCATTTCAAACACGGAAACATTGTATCAAAAGGACAACGCGGTGTTTGGATGGAACCGCTGGGTCCTGGAAAATATGCTTTGAATAAATATACAACTAAACTGGAATCTGTACCTACAACTAATCTGGTTCTGAATTGGGCTGATGCACGAAGCGAATCTCACAATTTAGATCATAATTTATCAACTATTACGGTCCGTTCTCAAGATGGTTTCCCTTTTAATCTGGATGTATCACAGATTATTCATGTTCCGGCAAACGAAGCACCAAAAGTTATTGCCCGTTTTGGAAGTATGACCAATTTGGTTTCTCAGGTTTTGGAGCCCACTATTGGTAACTATTTTAGAAACTCAGCTCAGGAAAGTGATGTAATTTCGTTTTTAAGTACCAGAAAAGAGCGTCAGGAATCTGCTAAAAATCATATTAAAGTTGTTCTTGATGAATATAATGTGAATGCTGTAGATACCTTAATTGGAGATATAGTGCCGCCAGATTCATTGATGAAGACTTTGACAGACAGAAAACTGGCGGAAGAAGAACAAAAAACCTATCAAACCCAAAAAATGGCGCAAGAACAGCGTCAGGGAATGGAGAAAGAAACTGCGATTGCCGATATGCAAAAAGAAATCGTTCGTGCCTCGCAAAGTGTTGAAATTGCACAAAGGACTGCAGATGCAACAGTTAAAAAAGCAGAAGGAGATGCAACCAGTTTAAAACTGAATGTAAACGCTGAAGCTGAAGCAACAAAAATGCGTGCCAATGCAGAAGCCGAAGCTACAAAAGCGAGAGCAGGAGCACAGGCAGAAGCAACTAAATTGAACGCAAGCGCTGAAGCTGAAAGAATATCTAAAACAGGTTTGGCTGAAGCAGAGAAAATCATGGCAATTGGTAAATCAACAGCCGAATCGTATCAATTGCAGGTTAGTGCAATGGGTGGAGACAACTTTACAAGATATAAAGTTACCGAAGAAATTGGTAAAGGAAATATCAAAGTAATTCCGGATGTATTAATTTCTGGAAATGCCGGATCTGATGGTTCAATTAGCGGTCTGTTAGGATTAAAACTAATGGAAATGATGGATACGAAAGATTCTAAAGATGGTAAAAACCCTAAGAAACAGTAATTGTATATAGGTGTAAAATGTTAGATGTAAAATGTGAAACGTAGTTTATCTAATATCTCTGGCATCTAGTTTAAGAATCCGATTTGCGAAAGCAATCGGATTTTTTATTAGCATCTCAGAACCTTAGGGTCTTTAAAAAAAACCTTTGTACCTTTACACCTCTGAACCTTTGTCCCTTTAAAAAAAGAATGAAAAAAATCCTCCTGCTTTCCGATACTCACAGTCATATTGACGATACTATTTTAAAATATGTGGCTTTGGCCGATGAAGTTTGG contains:
- a CDS encoding arginase family protein, coding for MKELCIVEFPSNLGLKEPQPGKQPGVKKLPDWLWKHNLHKFISHKDIIRIDPPKYSNIKDPETQILNANSLVEYAREQAYLINNLLTQNKFPFIIGGDCSILLGSAIALKQKGNYGLFYLDGHTDFMDISLSDTGGVGGMAASVVTGNGHKKLTDILNLSPYIKEENLWCVGNREYDEEYENEIRNSTATYLSLEMLRKQGIKNCINSFLSEIAAKNLDGFWLHIDADVLNDSIMPCVDSRTPDGLTYTEFNELTSYLFQSEKLSGLEITILDPDLDPTGQYTKEFVSNISATFNSFKK
- a CDS encoding SymE family type I addiction module toxin, which produces MTIENSRKLKIHTKYQTRTHTCTTIPVIKLQGKWLNKLGFKEGQMVNIKQKKNKLTITINKEKN
- a CDS encoding helix-turn-helix domain-containing protein, whose amino-acid sequence is MTRDILKKKIGQRIIKLREEKGWSQSDLARACLKDRQSIEKLENGKVNPTIYSLLEVANALEISLSKLVDF
- a CDS encoding DUF1254 domain-containing protein codes for the protein MKKRLISMIVIFALASCNQNKNTETTLSTSTKLDSTTSNKSVLPPGPDTSVKITEAYARQVAQDAYFWAWPMENIYNRRLAFKQAPKVGLMNGVLPFAPLNTLAMLHDYIQPEQRWVACPNQDVVYGAAIAALDETPVVVQVPDFGDRFWVYQVVDLRTDAFAQLGKMYGTKPGFYLLVGPNWKGDVPKGITKMFRSKTGTAFIVPRVFQDDTPEDKKAIQGIINAIDVYALDKFDGKMKKQDWSKLPSLGSPTKDGDSGETKWVFPDKFFDELPMVLKDAPPLPGEESRYAQILAVIEAAKKDPALKKAMIEEAFKADKELIDPLLQFRNWGIPLADNWSTANNCAAFGTDYFTRTAIAKSNILVNAGAETKYFYQDLDSQGARLSGTKQYTVTFAKDKMPPVDGFWSLTLYDEHHFFSPNPLKRYSLGTKNKDLKYNTDGSLTLYVQNSEPKGTKKANWLPAPKGIFCLYFRCYGPQEKTIKNEWTPPAVIKVN
- the lpdA gene encoding dihydrolipoyl dehydrogenase, with product MKYDVIVLGSGPGGYVTAIRASQLGFKVAVVEKENLGGVCLNWGCIPTKALLKSAQVFDYLKHASDYGLKVSEFDKDFPAVVQRSRGVAEGMSKGVQFLMKKNKIDVIEGFGKLKPGKKLDVTDKDNKVTEYSADHIIIATGARSRELPNLPQDGVKVIGYRQAMTLPTQPKSMIIVGSGAIGVEFAHFYNSMGTDVTIVEFMPNVVPVEDEDISKQFERSLKKAGIKIMTNSSVERIDTTGAGVKAFVKTAKGEEVLEADILLSAVGIKTNIENIGLEEVGIAVDKDKILVNAYNATNIPGYYAIGDVTPGQALAHVASAEGINCVEKIKGLHVDPIDYGNVPGCTYATPEIASVGLTEKQAKEKGYELKIGKFPFSASGKAKAAGTPDGFVKVIFDAKYGEWLGCHMIGAGVTDMIAEAVVARKLETTGHEILKSIHPHPTMSEAVMEAVADAYGEVIHL
- a CDS encoding NUMOD4 domain-containing protein, with translation MPQNRFYPNEQFKEIEINASLQLRYAISNRGRLISFTDEIENGRILKGGLSDGYPTFRFKVKKDDKIVNKYLFLYKLVAQYFIPKTSEDQTYVLHLDYNRSNDDVNNLRWATKAEMMAHSRKSPRVIQAKKNLIEHNLKADGRKLTTTKVMLIKKILARPEQKTRLKMIAKQFGVSEMQIRRIASGENWGHVKV
- a CDS encoding ABC transporter ATP-binding protein; this encodes MKAKAFDTGLFKRILTYTKPYKWRYYGVIIFAVSLSIFAALRPYLLKQTVDGYIKTHDKHGLLMYIILMGVVLLMEVFSQFYFVYWANWLGQDIVKDIRTKLFKHILSFRMKYFDLVPVGQLVTRSVSDIESIARIFSQGLFMIISDMMKMLVVLIFMFYMNWKLTWIVIVAMPILVYITRIFQRKMQVAFEEVRTQIANMNSFVQERVTGMKIVQLFNREKIEAENFKEINNKHRVAWIKTILYNSIFFPIADIISSITLGLVVVYGGFKILNGDHFTTFGDLFSYTMFIGMLFNPLRQIADKFNEMQLGMIAANRVFDIIDTQDHIQDTGTLEAPIFDGSIEFKDVRFSYIPEEEVIKGIDLSVDAGQTIAIVGSTGAGKSTIINLLNRFYEINSGTIFIDGHNIENYTLASLRKQIAVVLQDVFLFADTIYNNITLQNPEITREQVLNAAKKIGVHDFIMSLPDNYDFDVKERGVMLSSGQRQLIAFLRSYVSNPSILILDEATSSIDTYSEELIQRATETITKGRTSIIIAHRLATIVNADKIVVMDKGLIVEQGTHQELLNKAEGYYKNLYDSQFSVAN
- the truA gene encoding tRNA pseudouridine(38-40) synthase TruA, with translation MRYFIQFAYNGTHYHGWQFQPNASSVQETLNKALSVLLNAPINVMGAGRTDTGVHAEEMYGHFDYETPIDVPNLVHKLNSYLPKDIAIFDLILVHDDAHCRFDATKRTYEYHINTVKNPFLEELSWYFNQKLDVALMNEAAKILLNHTDFQCFSKVNTDVNTFDCTIFEAYWKQENNKLVFTISANRFLRNMVRSIVGTLVNIGLHKISLEDFENIIASKSREKAGFSVPAHGLYLTEIDYDYL
- a CDS encoding SPFH domain-containing protein, encoding MNEITSYWWIILILFSIIFYKFILRVFFGMVMVPEDKIGLVTKKFVLFGADKSLPDGRIIATKGEAGYQAQTLAPGLYWAMWIWQYSIDMTSFTIVPEGKIGLVLSKDGKEIPTGRILARKVTSDNFQDAQAFLDNGGQKGRQTAFITTGSYRINTFLFEIVIVEQIKIFENMIGIVTALDGEPIPIGQIAGKYVEGHNNFQDCDEFLNLGGNRGLQPQVILAGSYYINTWAIQIEQNPMTDVPIGYVGVVISYIGEDGLDVTGEHFKHGNIVSKGQRGVWMEPLGPGKYALNKYTTKLESVPTTNLVLNWADARSESHNLDHNLSTITVRSQDGFPFNLDVSQIIHVPANEAPKVIARFGSMTNLVSQVLEPTIGNYFRNSAQESDVISFLSTRKERQESAKNHIKVVLDEYNVNAVDTLIGDIVPPDSLMKTLTDRKLAEEEQKTYQTQKMAQEQRQGMEKETAIADMQKEIVRASQSVEIAQRTADATVKKAEGDATSLKLNVNAEAEATKMRANAEAEATKARAGAQAEATKLNASAEAERISKTGLAEAEKIMAIGKSTAESYQLQVSAMGGDNFTRYKVTEEIGKGNIKVIPDVLISGNAGSDGSISGLLGLKLMEMMDTKDSKDGKNPKKQ